The nucleotide sequence CGAACGCCTCCGCGAGCGTGTCGAACTCCGGAACCCAGGAGTACTCCGAGGCCATCCGGCGGCCGTCGAAGAAGGCGTCCTGCCACTGCCGGACCATTCCGATCGCCGCGTTGTTGAGGACGACCACCGTGACGTCGAGGTCCTCCCGGACCGCGACGGCGAGTTCCTGGACCGACATCAGGAAGGAGCCGTCGCCCTCGAAGCAGACGACCGACCGGTCGTCGGCCGCGGCGAGGCGCGCGCCGATGGCCGCCGGGAGTCCGTACCCCATCGTCCCCAACCCGTGGGAGGAGACCCACGTCCGGGGGTGCCGGAACGTCCAGTACTGCATCGCCCACATCTGGTGTTGGCCGACACCCGTCGTGACGATCGCGTCTTCGGGCGTCAGCGCGTCCGTCGCCTCGACGACGAACTGCGGTTTCAGGGGGCCGTCCTCGGCGGTCCTGTAGTCCATCGCGTACTCGTCTCTCCACTCCTCGCACGCCGTACGCCACGCGGCCGCGTCGGGCGACCGGGGCGTCGCATCGCGGAGTTGGTCGAGCACCGTCGCCGCGTCGCCGACGAGCGGGTGGTCCGCGTGCACGTTCTTGTCGATCTCCGCGGGGTCGATGTCGACGTGGACCACCGTCGCTCCCGGTGCGAACGTCTCGACGCCGCCGGTGAGTCGGTCGTCGAAGCGCGTCCCGACGGCGAGCAACACGTCGCAGTGCTGGAGGGCCATGTTGGCGTAGCCGGTGCCGTGCATGCCCGCGACGCCCATCGAGAGGGCGTGATCCTCGGGGAACGAGCCGAGTCCCGGCATCGTCGTCACGACCGGCAGGCCGAACTCGGTCGCCACCGCCCGGAGTTCACCCCACGCCTCGCCCTTGATCACGCCGCCGCCGGCGAGGACGACGGGACGCTCGGCGCCCGCGAGGGCGGCCGCGGCCGCGTCGACCCGGGCGCCGTCGGCCGCATCGGGCACCTCGACGTGGGCGGGGCGTGGGGGGTCGCCGGGCGTCCACTCGGCGGGTGCCTGCGTGACGTCTTTCGGGAGGTCGACCAGCGTCGGCCCCGGCCGGCCGTCGCGGGCGAGCGCGAACGCCTCGCCGACGTCGTCACCCACCGTATCGGGATCGGTCGCGAAGTAGTTCGTCTTCGTGATCGGTTCGGTCACGCCCGTCGTGTCCGTCTCCTGGAAGGCGTCCTTGCCGACTAGCGTCGACGGGGCCTGCCCGGTCAGGGCGACCACCGGATCGGAGTCCATGTCGGCGTCGGCCAGCCCGGTGACGAGGTTGGTGGCGCCGGGGCCGGAGGTGGCCAGACAGACCCCCGGCGTGCCGGTGACGGTGCCGTAGGCGTCGGCGGCGTGGGCCGCGGACTGTTCGTGGCCCATGACGACGTGTTCGATGTCGGCGTGATACAGGGCGTCGTAGACGGGCATGATGGCCCCGCCCTGTACCCCGAACGCGTGGTCGACGCCGGCGGCTTCGAGCGCCGCGACGACGGCGTCGGCACCGCTCGTGATCGGTCGCGTGGCTGTGGTCGATTCCTCCGCTGGGTCTTGCTGGACTGAAACGTGTTCTGTCATGTGGGTCGTGTGGCGACGGCGTCACGGTGGCGCGGCGACGCCGATGGTCGGGGGTCGTTGCGGACGGGACGGATTCGAGGAGAGAGGATGTTGTGGGGCTACTGAGCCCCGATAATCGCGACGATGGACACACCACTGTCGGCCGGCGGCCGTCCGGGTGTGGTGGACCGTGTCATCTGTCAACTCACATGGCTGGCGCAGGTATTAAGCTTCCGCTCGGCGCGGCGCCGGCCCCAGTCTTTTGCCCCCCCAACGAGGCCATGGGCGAGGATCACTCCGGCGATACGCTGCGCGCTCGCGCCGGCGAGAGCCGAACCAAACTCCGGTTCCTGCTGGAGGCCGACCGTCGCCTCATCGTCGCGGGGCTGGTCGTCGTGGCGTTTCTCGTCTTGCTCGTGACCGGCACCTATCTCCCGGGTGCGGAGGGGACCCTCCGCGAGAGCGACTCGATCGACACCCTCTTCCAGGGCTTACTCACCGCGACGATCACCGGTGTGACGCTGGTGTTGACGCTCAACCAACTCGTGCTCTCCCAGGAACTGGGGCCCCTCGGCGACCAGCGCGACCGGATGCGTGGTGCCCTCGACTTCCGCGAGGACACCGCCGAGATGCTCGGCGCCCCGGTCAGTCCCGCCTGCCCCTCGGAGTTCCTGCGTGCGCTCGTCGAACTCGCCGGCCAGCGCGCCAGGGCCCTCGGCGAGACGGTCGAAGACGGTGACGACGGCTACGACGCGGTGCGTAATCTCACCGAAGGCCTGACCGAGAACGCGACGTAGGTCGCCGACGACCTGCACGGCGCCCAGTTCGGCGGGTTCGACGTGCTCTCGGCGGTGCTGGACTTCAACTACTCGTGGAAGCTGTTCACCGCCCAGCGTATCCGCAACCGCTACGACGTCTCCGACGAGACCCGCGACGCGCTTGACCGGTTCGTCGACACGCTCGAACTGTTCGGCCCCGCGCGCGAACACTTCAAGACGCTCTACTTCCAGTGGGAACTCATCGACCTCTCGGAGAGCATCTTCGCGGTCACGATTCCCGCACTGCTCGTCGCGGCCTGCATGATCGCCTTCTTCGATCCGACGAGCTACCCCGGCGTTCTGGTGCCGGTCGTCGCCCTGGCCACCACGGTGTCGGTACTCCCCTTTCTCGTCTTGCTGGTCTACGTCATCCGCATCGCGACGGTGGCGAAACACACGCTCTCGATCGGTCCGTTCATCCTGCAGGAGGCGGAGGGAATCGAGGAGGTGTCGTGGGCCGACGACGAGTCCCGTTAGCCTTTAGCCACCAACGGTGCAACCCCGCAGAATGACTACGCAGGCGCTCCAGTACCGTGATCTCGCGGTCGTCACCGGGCTGGAGGTTCACACCAGTTCGAGACCGGCACGAATTTGCTCCGTGGCTGTTCGACCGAGGCGGCCGTGAAGGGTCAGTCGTTGTCAATCTCCAGCGTACCCGAGTCGGTTTCGTCGCCGTTGATTCCGACGGTGACGGCGTAGTCACCCGCGCCGTCGGGGTTATCCACCTCCTCGAACTCCACGATCAACGCGTCGCCGCCCTCCAGGTTGTAGTTCCCCGATAGCTCGATCGTGATCGTGTTCCCGCCGTCGGAGACTTTCACCCCGTCGTCGGGTGGACAACACTCCACGTCGTCGGTCGCGTCGACCTCGATGTCGCCGTCGCGATCCTCGTCGATCCCGACGGTCTCGATGTCCTCGCGTTCGTCCACCCCCGTGACGCTCGCCGATCCGTCGGGATATTCGACGACCACGCTGTTCAGGGAGTTGCCGGCAGCGTCGGCACCCGTCGCGATAGTGTAGTTCACCACGTGCACCGTGTTTTCGTCCGGATCGTCGTCGCGCGCCCAGATCAGTTCGGATCGGTAGCTGTCGTTCCACCCCCCAGCTCCCCGGTCGTCGGTCAGATCGCCCACCTGATCGCGCTCACGGTCGAAGTCGGCCATCTGCGTCGCCCCGGCGGCGAACATCGAGGCCAGCAGGAGGGTGATGACGATCACGACGACCGTCCCCACGAGCGGGGAGATCCCTCGGCGGTTCATCGTCCTGACTTGGGGGCCCCATCGGCAACAAAGCCACGATCGGTTCTCAGTAGTGAAAACGAACCGCTCTCCACCGGCCTGTCCTGCGCGACAGCGACTGTCCGACGAGTCCCGTTAGCCTTTAGCCACCGCCGGTACAACCCCGCACAATGACTGCGCAGGCGCTCCAGCAACGTGATCTCGCGGTCGTCATCGGGCTGGAGGTCCACGTCCAGCTCGAGACCGACACGAAGATCTTCTGTGGCTGTTCGACCGAGTCGGCCGACGACGAGGGGCCCAACACCCGGACCTGTCCCGTCTGTCTGGGCCTGCCCGGTGCCCTCCCGGTCCTCAACGAGGCGGCCGTCGAGGCCGCGGTGAAGGTGGGGAAGGCGCTCGACGCCGAGGTCGCCGAGGAGACCCGGTTCCACCGCAAGAACTACTACTACCCCGACCTGCCGAAGAACTTCCAGATCACGCAGTACGACGCACCGATCTGTGCCGACGGCTCCCTGGAGGTGAGCGTCGAGGACGAGCGCCGCGAGGTCGGCATCGGCCGTGCGCACCTCGAGGAGGACCCCGGGAGCCTCCAGCACGAGGGCGGCAACATCGAGACGGCCGAGCACACGCTCGTCGACTACAACCGCGCGGGCACGCCGCTGATGGAAATCGTCACCGAGCCCGACTTCCGGGGGCCGGCCGAGGTCCGGGCTTTCCTCGCGAAACTGGAGGAGGTCCTGGAGTACCTCGGCGTCTTCGACGCCTCGCGCGACGGCAGCCTCCGGATCGACGCCAACATCTCGCTGGTCCCGGCCGACGAGATGGACGGCGACGGCGACGTCGACGAGGCGGCGCTCGAAGCGGCCAACCGCACCGAGGTGAAGAACATCTCCAGTCACAAGGGCGCGGAGCAGGCACTGGCCTACGAGGTGACCCGCCAGAAGAACGCCGTCGAGCGCGGGCGAGAGATCGAACAGGAGACGCGCCACTGGGACGAGAGCCGGGGGATCACCGTCTCCATGCGCTCGAAGGAGGAGGAGAAGGACTACCGCTACTTCCGCGAGGCGGACCTCCCGCCCCTGCAGGTCGCGGACTGGAAGGAGCGGATTCCGATCCCGGAGCTGCCGGACGCGCGCCGCGAGCGCTTCCGCGAGGAGTACGGGCTCGACCCCGAGGCGGCGTCGAAGCTCACGTCGACCAAGGAGGTGGCCGACTTCTTCGAGACCGTCGCGGACCGCTTCGATCCCGGCCTCGCGGCGACGTGGGTCGCCGACGACCTGCTGGGCGAACTCAACTACCGCGACATGCGGGTCACGGACGTCGAGGGGCGACTCGACGAGTTCGCCCGCCTGATCGAACTCGTCGACGCCGACGAGATCACGGAGAAGAACGCCCGCGAGGTGGTGTTGCGGACGATGCTCGACGAGGGCGAGGACCCGGACACCGTCGTCGAGCGCGAGGGACTGGGCAAGGCGGGCGACGACGCCGTCGCCGCCGCCGTCGACGCGGCCATCGAGGAGAACCCCGACGCCGTCGAGGACTACCACGACGGCGAGGGTGGCGCCCTCAACTTCCTCGTCGGGCAGGTGATGAGCAAGACCGGCGGGAGCGCCGACCCCGGGACGGTCAACGGCCTGCTCCGCGAGCGCCTGGACGAGTGAGCGGCCGCGGGGGCGCTCCGTGTCCCCAGTTCACACCACTCACGTCCGGTGATTACGCCCCACGAAAGCTTTAGGCGTGCCCTCGGCGTACGGCAGGTCGATGAAACGCGGCCCCGAGTTGATCGTCACGGAGAAGGACAACGCCGCCCGTCGCATCGCGGACATCCTGAGCGACGGGAGCGCGGAGAGCGACCGCGTCAACGGCGTCAACGTCTACAAGTGGGGTGGCAAGCGCTGTATCGGCCTGTCCGGGCACGTCGTCGGCGTCGACTTCCCGCCGGAGTACGGCGACTGGCGCGACGTCGAGCCGGTCGAACTCGTGAGCGCGGACGTCGAGAAACGGCCGACCCAGGAGAACATCGTCGCGGCGCTCCGGCGGCTGGCACGCGACGCCTCGCGGATCCACATCGCGACCGACTACGACCGCGAGGGCGAACTCATCGGGAAGGAGGCGTACGAACTCGTCCGCGAGGTCAACGAGGCGGCGCCAGTCGATCGGGTGCGGTTCTCCTCGATCACCGACCGCGAGGTGCAGGAGGCGTTCGCCGACCCCGACGACCTCGATTTCGACCTCGCGGCCGCGGGCGAGGCCCGGCAGATCATCGATCTGATGTGGGGCGCCTCGCTCACGCGCTTTCTCTCCCTGTCGGCCCGGCAACTCGGCGACGACTTCATCTCCGTCGGCCGGGTCCAGGGTCCGACGCTGAAGCTGATCGTCGATCGGGAACGCGAGATCGACGCCTTCGATCCCGAGGACTACTGGGAACTGTTCGCCGCCCTCACGAAGGACTCGGAGACCTTCGAGGCGCAGTACTTCTACCTCGATGCGGACGACAACGAGGCCGAGCGCGTCTGGGAAGAGGCGCGGGCCGACGCGGTCGACCGGACCCTGTCGGCGGCGTCGACGGCGACCGTCGACGAGGTGCGCCGGCGCACCCGGACCGACGATCCGCCGGCGCCGTTCAACACGACGCAGTTCATCCGCGCCGCGAGCGGGATCGACTACTCCGCCCAGCGCGCGATGAGCATCGCCGAGGACCTCTACACCGCGGGCTACGTCACCTACCCCCGGACGGACAACACGGTCTATCCCGAAGACTTGGAGCCGCGGGACCTGCTCGACGCGCTGTCGGACGGCCCCCGGTTCGGCGACGACGCCGCCGACCTGCTCGACGCCGACGAGATCACGCCCACGGCCGGCGACGAGGAGACGACCGACCATCCGCCGATCCACCCGACCGACGAACTCCCCTCGCCCTCGGACCTCTCGGAGGACGAGTGGGAGGTGTACGAACTCGTCGTCCGCCGCTTCCTGGCCACCGTCGCGGACGCGGCGACCTGGGAACACCTGCGCGTCGTCGCGGCCGTCGACGGCGACGACAAGGACCTCCGCCTGAAAGCCAACGGCAAGCGCCTCGTCGATCCGGGCTACCACGCCGTCTATCCCTACCGCTCGACGACGGAGAACTACGTCCCCGACGTCGCCGAGGGTGAGGAACTCGCGGTGACCGAGGCGCGCCTCGAAGCCAAGCAGACCCAGCCGCCGCGCCGGTACGGGCAGTCCCGACTCATCGAGACCATGGAGGACATGGGCATCGGGACGAAGGCGACGCGACACGACGTGATCCAGAAGCTGTACGACCGGGGGTACATCGAGGGCGATCCGCCCCGGCCGACCCGGCTAGCCCGAGGGGTCGTCGAGGCCTCCGAGGAGTTCGCCGACCGCATCGTCAGCGAGGAGATGACCGCCCGACTGGAGGAGGACATGCAGGCCATCGCCCGCGGCGAGGCCGACCTGGACGAGGTGACCGACGAGTCGCGGGAGATCCTCGAACGCGTGTTCGACCGCCTCGAGGACTCCCGGGAGGCGCTCGGCGATCACCTCCGCGAGTCGCTGAAGGCCGACAAGACCGTCGGGCGGTGTCCGGAGTGTGGCGCGGACCTCGTGATCCGGCGGAGCCGCGGGGGCTCCTATTTCGTCGGCTGTGACGGCTACCCCGACTGCGAGTATACGCTCCCGCTCCCCTCGACGGGCAAGCCCATCCTCCTCGACGACGTCTGCGGGGAGCACGGCCTCCACGACGTGAAGATGCTCGCCGGGCGGAAGACGTTCGTCCACGGCTGTCCGCTGTGTGCGGCCGAGGCCGCCGACGAGGAACCCGACCTGATCGTCGGGCCGTGTCCGGAGTGTGGCGCGGACCACGACGGCGAACTCGCGGTCAAGCGCCTCCGCTCCGGCGGCCGACTCGTCGGCTGTACGCGCTACCCCGACTGCGAGTACTCCCTCCCGATGCCTCGCCGTGGCGAGGTCGAACGCGTCGGGGAGACCTGCGAGGAACACGGCCTCCCGGGCCTGCGGATCACCTACGAGGATGCTGACCGCGAGCCGTGGGATCTGGGCTGTCCGATCTGTAACTACCGGGAGTACCAGGCCCGGCAGGCGGGGACGGAACTGGAGGCCATCGACGGCATCGGCGAGAAGACCGCCGAGAAGCTGAAGGCCGCGGGCGTCGAGGACGTCGCCGGCCTGAAGGCCGCCGAACCGGACGCGCTGGCCGACGAGATCGACGGCGTCGGCGAGGATACCGTACGAAACTGGCAGGCCGACGCGGACTGACCGTCCGTGGCCGACGGCGGACGAGCGCCACGAGTCGGACCCTTTTTATCGTCTCCGCGGAGTAACCACCTGCAATGACCACGCCGTGGGACGAGTGGGACCACGTCCTCAAGATCGACCCCGACAAGGACCTCGTCGCGGGTGAGACGTTCGAGGACGTCTGTGCCACCGGAACCGACGCCATCGAGATCGGCGGGACGACGGGGATGACCAAAGAGAAGATGGAGACGGTCGTCGACGCCTGCGCGAAGTACGGCGTGCCGCTCTATCAGGAGCCGTCGAACCCCGCGGTCGTCATCGACGACGCCGCGCTCGATGGCTACCTGATCCCGACGGTGTTCAACGCCGGTGACAGCTTCTGGGTCACCGGCGCCCACAAGGAGTGGGTGCGCATCGAGAACGGTCTCGACTGGAGTCGCACCCACACCGAGGCCTACATCGTCCTCAACCCCGACTCCTCCGTTGCGGAGTACACCGACGCCGACTGCGACCAGTCGCCCGACGACGTGGCCGCCTACGCCGCCGTCGCGGAGAAACTGTTCGGCCAGGAGATCGTCTACATCGAGTACTCGGGCACCTTCGGCGACCCCGAGACGGTCGCGGCCGCGAACGAGGCGCTCGACGACGCGACCCTGTTTTACGGTGGCGGCATCGACGACTACGACGCCGCACGGGAGATGAGCCAGCACGCCGACGTGGTCGTCGTCGGCGACCTGCTTCACGACGAGGGCTGTGCGGCCGTCCGCGAGACGGTCGAGGGCGCGAAGGCGGCCGACGCCGACGCGGAGTGAGCCGGGGACGCCACCGCCGCGGTCGCCCCGTGGTTTTATTCGCCCGCCACCGAACCCCGCGTGCATGGAGATCACCGACGTGCGGGTCGAACGGATCGAGGTACCGCTGGAGCGACCGCTCGGCGTCTCACGTGGGCGTTCGATGTCGGCCCGCGGGGCGGCCTTCGTCGTCGTCGAGACGGACGCGGGCATCACGGGGATCGGCGAGGGCGTGGGACCGGAGTCGTACATCGTCGAGCGCATCGTCGAGGAGAAGTACGCCCCGCGGCTGATCGGCGAGGACCCCCTCGATATCCAGCGGCTCTGGGAGTCGATGGTGACCGACACCGTGTACAAGGACCTGAAGGGGCAGGGACTGTCCGCGGCCAGCGGTGTCGACATCGCGCTCTGGGACATCGCGGGCAAGCACCACGGCGTGCCCGTCTACCGCCTGCTCGGTGGTCCCGTCGGCGGCGACCTCAAACCGTACGCGAGCGACCTGTTCTGGCAGGACCCCGAGACGATGGCCGAGCGGGCGGGCTCGTACGTCGACCGCGGGTTCGCGGGCGTCAAGACCCACCTCGGACGGGGGATCGACGCCGACGAGGAGCGGGTGGCGGCGATGCGGGACGCCATCGGCGACGCCGAACTGATGGTGGACATGAACTGCGGGTACGACCGCCCGGACGCCCGGCGCGTCGGGCGGATGCTCGAAGACTACGACGTCTACTGGTACGAGGAGCCGCTCTCGCCGTACGACGTGGACGGGCTCGCGGCCCTGCAGGAGGAACTCGCCGTCCCGCTGGCCGCCGGCGAGAACGAGTACACGAAGTGGGGCTTCCGTGACCTGTTCGAGGCGGACGCAGTCGACTACGCGATGCCCGACGTGATGCGTTGTGGCGGCATCACCGAGGCGACGAAGGTCTGTGCGCTCGCGGAGGCCCACGGGACGGTCGTCTCCCCCCACTGTTTCACCACCGGCGTCGGCCTCGCGGCGACGATGCACGTCGTCGCGGCGTCGCCGGCCTGCGAGTGGCTGGAGTTCGACCCGACCGACTTCCCCGTGTACGAGGCGCTGTTCGAGACGCCGCCCGAGCTGGAGGACGGCCGCATCGCCCTCCCCGAGGAGCCCGGACTCGGCGTCTCGCTCGACGAGGACGTGATCGGCGAGTTCCGCGTCGACTGATACTGTTTATCGTAAGTCATTACCGGTGGTTCGCCAGAACAGTTCGGCGAACCACCGGTACACAGTTACAATAACCGTATGAGCGGGCGTGGCCGCGAGCGGCCGTCGCCGCCCCGGTCGACGGGACGGCCGTACGATGCCCCGGACGAGCGACCGAAAACGGCCGCGTTTAAGGTACGGGGACCGATACGGGTGGGTATGGAAAACCGAACGCACACGGCCGACGTGGCCGCCGGCGAGACGGCGACCGTCGCCGGCTGGGTCCACGAGATCCGCGACCTCGGCGGCATCGCCTTCCTGATCCTCCGGGACCGCACCGGCAAGCTCCAGATCAAGTTCGAGAAAGACGAGATGGACGAGGACCTCGTCGAGACGGGGCTGGACGTCCACCGCGAGAGCGTCGTGACCGTCACCGGCGCCGTCGAGGAGGAGCCG is from Haloplanus salinarum and encodes:
- the ilvB gene encoding biosynthetic-type acetolactate synthase large subunit, which codes for MTEHVSVQQDPAEESTTATRPITSGADAVVAALEAAGVDHAFGVQGGAIMPVYDALYHADIEHVVMGHEQSAAHAADAYGTVTGTPGVCLATSGPGATNLVTGLADADMDSDPVVALTGQAPSTLVGKDAFQETDTTGVTEPITKTNYFATDPDTVGDDVGEAFALARDGRPGPTLVDLPKDVTQAPAEWTPGDPPRPAHVEVPDAADGARVDAAAAALAGAERPVVLAGGGVIKGEAWGELRAVATEFGLPVVTTMPGLGSFPEDHALSMGVAGMHGTGYANMALQHCDVLLAVGTRFDDRLTGGVETFAPGATVVHVDIDPAEIDKNVHADHPLVGDAATVLDQLRDATPRSPDAAAWRTACEEWRDEYAMDYRTAEDGPLKPQFVVEATDALTPEDAIVTTGVGQHQMWAMQYWTFRHPRTWVSSHGLGTMGYGLPAAIGARLAAADDRSVVCFEGDGSFLMSVQELAVAVREDLDVTVVVLNNAAIGMVRQWQDAFFDGRRMASEYSWVPEFDTLAEAFGAKGFRLETDDEVAETLRAALEYDGPSIVDAHVAPEEDVYPIVPSGGDDAKFALNGSQLADL
- a CDS encoding archaellin/type IV pilin N-terminal domain-containing protein is translated as MNRRGISPLVGTVVVIVITLLLASMFAAGATQMADFDRERDQVGDLTDDRGAGGWNDSYRSELIWARDDDPDENTVHVVNYTIATGADAAGNSLNSVVVEYPDGSASVTGVDEREDIETVGIDEDRDGDIEVDATDDVECCPPDDGVKVSDGGNTITIELSGNYNLEGGDALIVEFEEVDNPDGAGDYAVTVGINGDETDSGTLEIDND
- the gatB gene encoding Asp-tRNA(Asn)/Glu-tRNA(Gln) amidotransferase subunit GatB; translation: MTAQALQQRDLAVVIGLEVHVQLETDTKIFCGCSTESADDEGPNTRTCPVCLGLPGALPVLNEAAVEAAVKVGKALDAEVAEETRFHRKNYYYPDLPKNFQITQYDAPICADGSLEVSVEDERREVGIGRAHLEEDPGSLQHEGGNIETAEHTLVDYNRAGTPLMEIVTEPDFRGPAEVRAFLAKLEEVLEYLGVFDASRDGSLRIDANISLVPADEMDGDGDVDEAALEAANRTEVKNISSHKGAEQALAYEVTRQKNAVERGREIEQETRHWDESRGITVSMRSKEEEKDYRYFREADLPPLQVADWKERIPIPELPDARRERFREEYGLDPEAASKLTSTKEVADFFETVADRFDPGLAATWVADDLLGELNYRDMRVTDVEGRLDEFARLIELVDADEITEKNAREVVLRTMLDEGEDPDTVVEREGLGKAGDDAVAAAVDAAIEENPDAVEDYHDGEGGALNFLVGQVMSKTGGSADPGTVNGLLRERLDE
- a CDS encoding DNA topoisomerase I, producing the protein MKRGPELIVTEKDNAARRIADILSDGSAESDRVNGVNVYKWGGKRCIGLSGHVVGVDFPPEYGDWRDVEPVELVSADVEKRPTQENIVAALRRLARDASRIHIATDYDREGELIGKEAYELVREVNEAAPVDRVRFSSITDREVQEAFADPDDLDFDLAAAGEARQIIDLMWGASLTRFLSLSARQLGDDFISVGRVQGPTLKLIVDREREIDAFDPEDYWELFAALTKDSETFEAQYFYLDADDNEAERVWEEARADAVDRTLSAASTATVDEVRRRTRTDDPPAPFNTTQFIRAASGIDYSAQRAMSIAEDLYTAGYVTYPRTDNTVYPEDLEPRDLLDALSDGPRFGDDAADLLDADEITPTAGDEETTDHPPIHPTDELPSPSDLSEDEWEVYELVVRRFLATVADAATWEHLRVVAAVDGDDKDLRLKANGKRLVDPGYHAVYPYRSTTENYVPDVAEGEELAVTEARLEAKQTQPPRRYGQSRLIETMEDMGIGTKATRHDVIQKLYDRGYIEGDPPRPTRLARGVVEASEEFADRIVSEEMTARLEEDMQAIARGEADLDEVTDESREILERVFDRLEDSREALGDHLRESLKADKTVGRCPECGADLVIRRSRGGSYFVGCDGYPDCEYTLPLPSTGKPILLDDVCGEHGLHDVKMLAGRKTFVHGCPLCAAEAADEEPDLIVGPCPECGADHDGELAVKRLRSGGRLVGCTRYPDCEYSLPMPRRGEVERVGETCEEHGLPGLRITYEDADREPWDLGCPICNYREYQARQAGTELEAIDGIGEKTAEKLKAAGVEDVAGLKAAEPDALADEIDGVGEDTVRNWQADAD
- a CDS encoding phosphoglycerol geranylgeranyltransferase, translated to MTTPWDEWDHVLKIDPDKDLVAGETFEDVCATGTDAIEIGGTTGMTKEKMETVVDACAKYGVPLYQEPSNPAVVIDDAALDGYLIPTVFNAGDSFWVTGAHKEWVRIENGLDWSRTHTEAYIVLNPDSSVAEYTDADCDQSPDDVAAYAAVAEKLFGQEIVYIEYSGTFGDPETVAAANEALDDATLFYGGGIDDYDAAREMSQHADVVVVGDLLHDEGCAAVRETVEGAKAADADAE
- a CDS encoding mandelate racemase/muconate lactonizing enzyme family protein; its protein translation is MEITDVRVERIEVPLERPLGVSRGRSMSARGAAFVVVETDAGITGIGEGVGPESYIVERIVEEKYAPRLIGEDPLDIQRLWESMVTDTVYKDLKGQGLSAASGVDIALWDIAGKHHGVPVYRLLGGPVGGDLKPYASDLFWQDPETMAERAGSYVDRGFAGVKTHLGRGIDADEERVAAMRDAIGDAELMVDMNCGYDRPDARRVGRMLEDYDVYWYEEPLSPYDVDGLAALQEELAVPLAAGENEYTKWGFRDLFEADAVDYAMPDVMRCGGITEATKVCALAEAHGTVVSPHCFTTGVGLAATMHVVAASPACEWLEFDPTDFPVYEALFETPPELEDGRIALPEEPGLGVSLDEDVIGEFRVD